GCGCTGGGCCCCGCGCGGGCGGCACGTCGCGAGCATCCGCCCCGTCTACCCGTGCCCGCCCGGCCACCGCAAGGAGACCTGTCCCGACTTCGCCTGCGTGCGCGAGCTGGACGAAACCGCCGTTCTCGCCGCGCTCGACGGACTGCGCTTGCGGCCCGCCGAACGGTGACGGGTGATCGCCTACGACGATTTCCTGCGCGTCGACGTGCGCGCGGGGACGATCCTGCACGCGGAGCCTCTCGCCGGCGCGCGCAAGCCCGCCTACGCGCTGCGGATCGATTTCGGCCCCGACCTCGGTGAGCGCCGCTCGTCGGTGCAGATCACGCAGCGCTACGCCGCCGAGCAGCTGGTCGGCAAGCAAGTCTGCGCGGTGGTGAACTTCCCGCCCAAGCGCATCGCGGGGTTCGAGAGTCAGGTGCTCGTCCTCGGCATGGACGACGAGAACGGCCACGTGGTGCTCGTCGCGCCCGACGTGCCGGTGCCGAACGGCCGGCGGCTCTACTGATGGCGATCGCGGTGGCGCGCGGCGCGCTCGAAA
The sequence above is a segment of the Candidatus Eremiobacterota bacterium genome. Coding sequences within it:
- a CDS encoding tRNA-binding protein; this encodes MIAYDDFLRVDVRAGTILHAEPLAGARKPAYALRIDFGPDLGERRSSVQITQRYAAEQLVGKQVCAVVNFPPKRIAGFESQVLVLGMDDENGHVVLVAPDVPVPNGRRLY